The proteins below come from a single Lonchura striata isolate bLonStr1 chromosome 10, bLonStr1.mat, whole genome shotgun sequence genomic window:
- the MTERF4 gene encoding transcription termination factor 4, mitochondrial, which translates to MAGRLLLLRGAGTALRPGRALPAAPGPCARRGCGELAGLRAMGFSQEQARRLLALQPRLGPEHREAAAAQLLLLGLSAEAALALLERSPALLRLPAERLRERAEELRRLGMDGGRLQRAASRCPQLFHVPRKRLEAAVRLLRERCLFTAEQLREVLGTCPAVLLEEPRTLHHQFQYAYFRMGVQQKEMVKARLFQMPFAELRSRHIFLERRGLYETPHKGQTQTSNPKLKDILQLPEKDFLASLAYSTPEEFEVFKKLLAREEEEKEEEEDVDALYTEDDDDDLDSDESETARE; encoded by the exons aTGGCGgggcggctgctgctgctgcgcgGCGCGGGGACGGCGctgcggccgggccgggcgctccccgccgcccccgggccgTGCGCTCGCCGCGGCTGCGGGGAGCTGGCGGGGCTGCGGGCCATGGGCTTCAGCCAGGAGCAGGCCCGGCGGctcctggcgctgcagccccggctcggccccgagcaccgggaggcggcggcggcgcagctgctgctgctggggctgagcgcCGAGGCCGCCCTGGCGCTGCTGGAGCGGAGCCCGGCGCTGCTGCGGCTGCCCGCGGAGCGACTCCGGGAGCGCGCCGAGGAGCTGCGGCGCCTGGGCATGGACGGAG GCCGGCTGCAGCGGGCGGCGAGCCGCTGCCCGCAGCTCTTCCACGTGCCGCGGAAGAGGCTGGAGGCGGCGGTGCGGCTGCTGCGGGAGCGCTGCCTTTTCACGGCGGAGCAGCTGCGGGAAGTGCTGGGGACCTGCCCCGCCGTCCTGCTGGAGGAGCCGCGCACCCTCCATCACCAGTTCCAG TACGCCTACTTCAGAATGGGGGTCCAGCAGAAGGAGATGGTGAAGGCTCGGCTCTTCCAAATGCCCTTTGCCGAGCTCCGGAGTCGGCACATCTTCCTGGAGCGCCGGGGGCTCTACGAGACCCCACACAAAGGACAGACCCAAACTAGTAACCCAAAACTGAAGGACATCCTTCAGCTCCCAGAGAAAGACTTCCTGGCCAGCCTGGCCTACTCTACTCCGGAGGAGTTTGAGGTCTTCAAGAAGCTGCTGGCtcgagaggaggaggagaaggaggaagaggaggatgtgGATGCACTGTACAcagaggatgatgatgatgatttggACAGTGATGAAAGTGAAACAGCCAGGGAGTGA
- the PASK gene encoding PAS domain-containing serine/threonine-protein kinase, whose protein sequence is MAAKACSPSEGALLSSSAGLVLTHLNGSDTLSRSFPWGNKSRRSRLFGLCQLGASLPGEKWSSYCLSSLTARNICASKTGNPWAQWDPASLSASIGSSCSFLHTPAVEESSQYLPAAARNPNQAIFTVDASTTEILVANDQACKLLGCSSQELIGQKLSHLISKSGQEAWEAVGEEYLETSECSLVASGAVVDVIGHLSEKIPVSVWLRQIRSKDTQRCVVVLEPVERLSARVSFTVDGKITSCDLLYAQLHGYPTLEAVVGLHIKDLIPSLQIPPLGKKIPKNLRIQRAAGRCREGTMFPLSLKLEVSHLEEEPAAVQKDEIPQTEGSLPGYQYSATVVVFSTISGLIALQSDGTICGITDSFALMLFGYEKKDLLGKNITFLIPGFYNNMERSSGCSLPLPPLDDPTGTEESSFLAASSAHLLSRDEEQELEQQHKDDKLIHDENKQNNGKNGTNLFSPPSPPEAASTPNNRLEDNLNAASCDPVKLPSEATCNSPGTPTVDEPWPGTALNCRQDSKSHMVPGQVLKTNSICDAKHSSLEHIVVDNCLLNDPSISFAHERSSGCDVCSGNKTGCSASAPGAATASENVKESELNWICSGLEVLGLSAGVKGNSDDSLGVTAALGGGCCSDAVDSSVLIETNGAFSTHQGKQLLSGVATEADSGWLASRRHLQNSEESSKAFPEKPETIAETVGDNSSRNPLKSKGRPEEHCQFLRQQNMKIKVTSTPVKQEGRLNPAAALTWEILEGSYIGNCCHRDGSQFSILFEVKCAELQDPTVLFCVWVVKDISQSQKEAVAKTQHLLASLANSSQSVADLSTKSLGEAIRSASLFNNSPRAEDLEGLRACEGEYAKNYSTLNLIGKGAFGFVWSARSKKDHQEVVVKFIWKERVLEDCWVDDPDLGRVTQEIAILQKLQHPSIIKVLDVFENECFFQLVMEKHGSGLDLFTFIDNQPNLDEPLASYIFRQLVSAVGYLHCRNILHRDIKDENIVIAEDFTIKLVDFGSAAYLEPGKLFYTFCGTIEYCSPEVLSGKPYHGPELEMWSLGITLYTLVLGENPFCELEEALAAVLSPPRPVSEGLMDLMAGLLHPVPEQRVTLAMLAEDPWLCQPVNLADYTWEEVFVPAEPAGTSL, encoded by the exons ATGGCAGCTAAGGCTTGTAGCCCCTCTGAAGGAGCCCTTCTGTCTTCATCAGCAGGCTTAGTCCTTACTCACTTGAATGGCTCTGATACGCTAAGCAGATCCTTCCCCTGGGGCAACAAAAGCAGGAGAAGTCGTCTCTTTGGGCTCTGTCAGCTTGGAGCATCACTGCCTG GGGAGAAGTGGAGCTCTTACTGTTTGTCTTCTCTGACAGCTCGTAACATTTGTGCCAGCAAAACTGGTAACCCATGGGCTCAGTGGGATCCTgcctctctctctgcttccattGGAAGTTCTTGCTCCTTTTTGCACACCCCAGCTGTGGAGGAATCCAGCCAGTacctcccagctgctgcacGCAACCCAAACCAAGCCATCTTCACTGTGGATGCCAGCACAACAGAG atccTAGTGGCCAATGACCAAGCTTGCAAGTTGCTTGGGTGCAGTAGTCAGGAGCTCATTGGTCAAAAGCTGTCTCACTTGATATCCAAATCTGGCCAAGAGGCCTGGGAAGCAGTGGGTGAGGAGTACCTAGAAACTTCTGAATGTTCATTGGTGGCTTCAGGAGCTGTG GTGGATGTTATTGGCCACCTCAGTGAGAAGATCCCTGTCTCAGTCTGGTTGAGGCAAATAAGAAGCAAGGACACGCAGCGTTGTGTGGTCGTGCTGGAACCAGTGGAGAGACTTTCAGCTCGTGTTTCCTTCACGGTCGAT GGAAAAATTACATCATGTGATCTCCTTTATGCCCAACTCCATGGCTACCCAACATTGGAAGCAGTAGTTGGACTCCACATAAAGGACCTGATTCCTTCTTTACAGATCCCTCCTCTaggcaaaaaaatcccaaag AACCTCAGGATCCAGCGAGCTGCAGGCCGATGCAGAGAGGGCACCATGTTTCCTCTCAGTTTAAAGCTGGAAGTCAGCCATCTGGAGGAGgagccagcagcagtgcagaaaGATGAGATTCCACAGACAGAAGGCTCTCTCCCAGGCTATCAGTACTCTGCTACAGTTGTGGTTTTCTCCACCATCAGTGGTCTTATTGCTCTCCAGTCAGATGGAACCATCTGTGGCATCACGGATAGTTTTGCTTTAATGCTCTTTGGCTATGAGAAGAAAGATCTGTTGGGAAAG AACATTACATTCCTGATCCCTGGTTTCTATAACAACATGGAAAGAAGCAGTGGCTGTTCTTTGCCTTTACCTCCTCTGGATGATCCCACAGGGACAGAAG AGAGCAGTTTCTTGGCTGCATCTTCAGCACACCTTCTGTCAAGAGATGAAGAGCAGGAATTGGAGCAACAACACAAAGATGACAAATTAATACATGATGAGAATAAACAAAATAATGGGAAGAATGGGaccaatttattttctcctccctCACCTCCTGAAGCAGCATCCACCCCCAATAATAG ACTAGAAGACAATCTAAATGCAGCATCCTGTGACCCAGTGAAGCTGCCTTCTGAAGCCACTTGTAACTCACCTGGAACACCAACAGTGGATGAGCCATGGCCTGGGACAGCTCTGAACTGCAGACAAGACTCGAAAAGCCACATGGTTCCAGGGCAGGTGTTAAAAACAAACTCAATATGTGATGCAAAACATTCCAGCCTCGAGCATATTGTTGTTGACAACTGCCTGCTAAATGATCCTTCAATCTCCTTTGCACATGAAAGAAGCAGTGGCTGTGATGTTTGCTCAGGAAATAAAACAGGCTGCAGTGCTTCTGCACCAGGAGCTGCCACAGCCTCTGAAAATGTGAAAGAATCTGAACTGAACTGGATCTGCTCTGGTCTTGAGGTACTGGGACTGAGTGCTGGTGTCAAGGGGAACTCAGACGATTCTTTAGGTGTTACTGCAGCTCTTGGAGGAGGATGTTGCTCTGATGCAGTGGACTCCAGTGTGCTAATTGAGACCAACGGTGCCTTTTCCACTCATCaaggaaagcagctgctgagtggTGTTGCCACAGAAGCTGATTCTGGATGGCTGGCCTCCAGAAGGCATTTACAAAACTCTGAGGAATCCTCCAAAGCATTTCCTGAGAAACCTGAAACCAttgcagaaactgtgggagacaacTCCAGCAGAAATCCCCTGAAAAGTAAAGGTAGGCCTGAAGAACACTGTCAGTTCCTCAGGCAGCAAAACATGAAGATCAAAGTAACATCCACCCCAGTGAAACAAGAGGGCAGGctaaatccagcagctgctttgaCCTGGGAGATTCTGGAAGGCAGCTACATTGGGAATTGCTGTCACAGAGATGGTTCACAATTCA GCATCCTCTTCGAGGTGAaatgtgcagagctgcaggatcccACTGTGCTTTTCTGTGTCTGGGTGGTGAAAGACATTTCACAGAGCCAAAAGGAAGCTGTAGCAAAGACTCAGCATTTGCTTGCCAGCCTGGCAAACTCTTCCCAGTCTGTTGCTGATCTCTCTACTAAAAGTCTTGGAGAA GCCATCAGATCAGCTTCACTTTTCAACAATTCCCCAAGAGCTGAAGATCTTGAAGGATTAAGAGCATGTGAGGGAGAATATGCAAAAAATTACAGCACCCTCAATCTTATTGGCAAAGGTGCTTTTGGCTTTGTCTGGAGTGCCAGGAGCAAGAAAGATCACCAGGAG GTTGTTGTGAAGTTCATCTGGAAGGAGAGGGTGCTGGAGGACTGCTGGGTAGATGATCCTGACCTGGGGAGGGTCACTCAAGAAATTGCAAtcctgcagaagctgcagcaCCCCAGTATCATTAAG GTGCTGGATGTATTTGAAAATGAATGCTTCTTCCAACTGGTGATGGAGAAGCATGGATCTGGTCTGGACCTCTTTACATTTATTGATAATCAGCCCAACTTGGATGAGCCATTAGCAAGTTATATATTCAGACAG CTTGTATCAGCTGTTGGGTATCTCCACTGTAGGAACATCCTTCACAGAGATATCAAGGATGAAAATATTGTCATTGCTGAAGATTTCACAATTAAATTAGTGGATTTTGGTTCGGCTGCCTACCTGGAACctgggaaattattttatacCTTCTGTGGGACAATTGAATACTGCTCACCAGAAGTGCTGTCTGGCAAACC GTACCACGGCCCTGAGCTGGAGATGTGGTCACTTGGCATCACCCTTTACACCCTGGTGCTTGGGGAGAATCCCTTCTGTGAGCTGGAGGAGGCCTTGGCAGCTGTCCTGAGTCCTCCTCGCCCTGTGTCAGAAG gtctCATGGATCTGATGGCCGGGCTCCTGCACCCCGTTCCGGAGCAGCGCGTGACTCTGGCCATGCTGGCAGAGGATCCTtggctgtgccagcctgtgAACCTGGCAGATTATACCTGGGAGGAGGTGTTTGTCCCTGCTGAGCCAGCTGGCACCTCGCTCTGA